The Vitis vinifera cultivar Pinot Noir 40024 chromosome 18, ASM3070453v1 region CTCTGTGATTTTCTCTCCACACAGCTTTAATTGagagctgattttgaaaagtgcagagttgtattcactaatagttttaaaatcttgcaaccttaggtgcatccaatcatatcgagcttttgggagaatcacagttttctggtggtcatatctttccttcaaattactccatagagtaaaagAGTCATTTAccgtaagatactcattttttaaaccttcatggaggtgatggcgaaggaaaatcaatgctttTGCGTGATCCTACAGAGATGTttgatttccttgtttgatCGTAACTCCAAaattcattgcatcaagatgtaattcagcatcaaggatccaagatagatagttctttctcgaaatgtcaagtgccacaaattcgagttttgtgatattcgacattgtcaaataacttcatatatatgacaaaacaatattattaaaatcaattataataacttgatagcattggtataactttgattataaacaaaatcaaataatttgtttataacttttaacaatatgtaacaaaacaaatcaacaataatataaatatgtaaaattttattctatataaataacttcaagtttaagatacgagaattactttcagagcaattcgtgctgataacgtgttgtaaaacaaggacaaatataatgcaaatcaaagtagtagagataaaatatatcttactttgatatatgatatggaagaaggaatcaaataagagaattgagaaagtgaaagaaagagagagagagaatgagaggaagaactttcttctttttctcggGATGCTCTTACATGGAGGgataagaagccttttataggtttcataatatgaactcccattactcatcttaaagatgagtaaatggagttcatactgaccatcaatgtggtcattcattacTCTTCATTTACAACAAATTTCCatttataaaagtaaaatttgaattttatataaaaagttgtCCACGTGTAATAAAATTTATCCTATGGATATTAtcattttgaaattatattatttctcaagACCTTTCCATTTTAATCAATTGAAATTATAGTACTGCTTGATACCTTTCCCTTTTAAGAGGAATTATGTTAATTGAATTAAGTTTTCAAAAGTTACAAACTCAATAATTACGATGCAACTTTGACAGATTGGTTAGGTGATGACTAACCCCAACCTAACTCAAcccaaattaagaaataattattcaaactcAATCCATATTGATCTTTAAGTTAAAGTACTCGACTAAATCTCAATTCaacctcatttttttaaactcgaGTTGAATTCAAATTGGTCGAGTTTAACTCGTATTAATTGGGTTAGACTCAGATTGTTTATAATTATCAATTGTTGATTTaagcttaaatttaaaattatagttaGTAAGTACGGTtttaattggtttaaaaaaaaaaaatcaaatttgtagCTGTCAGGATTTTGTGACGTGCATGCTCATGTCGATGAGAATTGAAAACTAATTTGGAAGAAAATATACTTTGtgaatttggtttttaaaaataaattacttctGCTCCAAACTCAAGGTTTGGGCCTGTAACAATCCATTGGATTGGGCTTGGGCAGAGGGAAGAGTGTAGACCAACCAATTCGATATCTGGGCTTTTGTGTCTAATTCAATAAATGGGACAGGTTAGAAAAATTTAGGAGGTATACAACAATGGATTCCCAAATCATCCGGATAGAAATAGACAACAGTCACAGCGACATCACCCAAAGGACACACCCCCAACAATTTCAGCCATCCTCCCATTGACACGTGGCTAATTTCCATCATTCTTGGACCCGCCTTCCCGTGAAACGTCATCCCTTACACTACAACCTCATCCAACCTCCAAACTAGTTAACGGCCTCTAATCATCACAGCCATCACAGCTTTGTAACGCTATACAATCTCACTCTCCTCTTCTGATGATAATATCTAGTGGCCCTGCCTGTCGTCCACGAACCACACTATGGAGACTCCAAGCCCTAGAGAGATGAACCGCATAAcacttctctttttctttctcagtTTGGTCATCACACTCTTCTCTGCAGCGGCGGACCATGACGGCCCCACCACCAGCACCACCAGCATCATCTTCACAACGCTGGGGAGATCCGACTATGCCTTCGACGTTTTCAGCCTCCCGACTCTGGGGCCTTCTACTATCGCCGACGAGCTTCGGATTACCGATGGTCAGTCCGTGAATTTCAACGGTCATTTCCCATCTTCTCCAATTATTTCtcttctagccaatcaaacccTAGTTGAAAGCTCAAGCGTGAAACGCCCAGATGAGTCTCTGCAAACCATCTATGTCACCGAGAGAAATGGGTCGTCGAATATATATCTTGACATAATCTATTATGATACTCCCACGAACTCTAGGAGAAGATCTGCACTGGAGACCGCAGTTCGAGTTGAGGTTCCGCTATTGGGTACTAACACTGAACAGAGCGACGGTCGAATTTCGATGAAAGACAGGCCTAGCTTAGTTGGTGAGGACTTGGTTTACGTATCGACTCACGAGGACTCGGGTGTGCCCAGGAAAAGTTGGGCTGCTGTCTACTCGACTCATCTTCCGACGGGGTCGACTAGGCGGTTGACACCGTATGGGGTGGCTGATTACAGCCCGGCTGTATCGCCGTCGGGGGTATGGACAGCGGTGGCTTCTTATGGAGAGAGAGGCTGGGGTGGGGAAGTTGAAGAGCTCAGCACCGATATCTACGTTTTCAGGACTCGTGATGGGTCTGAGAGGACGAAAGTTGTGGAACACGGTGGTTGGCCGTGTTGGGTCGATGATTCTACTCTGTTTTTCCACCGTAGAGGCAGCGATGGCTGGTGGAGTATCTACAGAGCGATTCTTACTGAGTCAGTGGTTATCGAGCGAGTCACTCCACCTGGTCTCCACGCTTTCACCCCAGCTACCTCGCCAGGCAACAAAAACTTCATTGCCGTGGCGACGAGAAGGCTCAATTCAGATTATCGCCACATTGAGTTGTTTGACCTTCTCAGTAACGAGTTTAGGGAATTAACTCGTCGGATTTCTCCCCAAACTCACCACTTTAATCCGTTCATCTCGCCCGATTCTACTCGAATTGGTTACCACAGATGCAGAGGCGACAGTAACGGAGGGAAAAGCC contains the following coding sequences:
- the LOC100267814 gene encoding uncharacterized protein LOC100267814, with protein sequence METPSPREMNRITLLFFFLSLVITLFSAAADHDGPTTSTTSIIFTTLGRSDYAFDVFSLPTLGPSTIADELRITDGQSVNFNGHFPSSPIISLLANQTLVESSSVKRPDESLQTIYVTERNGSSNIYLDIIYYDTPTNSRRRSALETAVRVEVPLLGTNTEQSDGRISMKDRPSLVGEDLVYVSTHEDSGVPRKSWAAVYSTHLPTGSTRRLTPYGVADYSPAVSPSGVWTAVASYGERGWGGEVEELSTDIYVFRTRDGSERTKVVEHGGWPCWVDDSTLFFHRRGSDGWWSIYRAILTESVVIERVTPPGLHAFTPATSPGNKNFIAVATRRLNSDYRHIELFDLLSNEFRELTRRISPQTHHFNPFISPDSTRIGYHRCRGDSNGGKSPHLLLENLKSPLPEISLFRFDGSFPSFSPGGDRIAYVEFPGVYVVNRDGSGRREVFSGIAFSTAWDHKRKGVVYTSAGPTFATESTKVDIVSINVDDVDQPSYKKLTTGGENNAFPSPSPDGKWIAFRSGRSGYKNLYIMDAVDGERGGIHRLTEGPWTDTMCNWSPDGDWIVFASDRENPGGGGFELYVIHPNGTGLRKVVHSGSAGRTNHPWFSPDGKSIVFTSDYAAVSAEPISNAHHYQPYGDIFVVNLDGSGLHRLTHNSYEDGTPAWAPKVIRPVDVKLQVDGPHCSFEDCHWLSNTPNHGVEAAPWVLAKPQCGLRA